Proteins encoded within one genomic window of Humulus lupulus chromosome 1, drHumLupu1.1, whole genome shotgun sequence:
- the LOC133812848 gene encoding cysteine proteinase COT44 codes for MASSYHYLVIFALFLVSFSSVSTSNDMSSSSSRSESELREMYTRWVVENQRSYNALGEEEKRFEIFKDNLRFIDHHNAQKNRTYKVGLNRFADLTNDEYRVGFLGTRTDAKRRVMKAKNASRRYAFAAHENLPHSVDWRQNGAVNTVKNQGSCGSCWAFSTVAAVEGINKIVTGELVSLSEQELVDCDRAYNSGCNGGLMDYAFEFIIQNGGITSEDDYPYAGVNGRCDVARANKKVVSINGYEDVPTLDEKALKKAVAHQPVSVAIEAGGRALQLYQSGVFTGECGTQLDHGVAVVGYGRENGVDYWLVRNSWGTNWGEEGYFKLERNLVGSNNGKCGIAMEASYPVKSEGDDAPIEPYLAREVAAAVMVASA; via the exons ATGGCTTCCTCTTATCATTACCTTGTCATCTTCGCTCTCTTTTTGGTGTCGTTTTCCTCTGTTTCAACCTCAAACGACATGTCGTCCAGCAGCTCCCGAAGTGAGTCCGAGTTAAGGGAGATGTACACGAGGTGGGTAGTTGAGAACCAGAGAAGCTACAACGCCCTGGGCGAGGAGGAGAAGAGGTTTGAGATCTTCAAAGATAATCTCCGCTTCATCGACCACCACAACGCCCAGAAAAACCGGACCTATAAGGTCGGGTTGAACCGCTTCGCTGACCTCACCAACGACGAGTATCGGGTCGGGTTTTTGGGTACCCGGACTGATGCTAAACGACGTGTTATGAAGGCCAAAAACGCAAGTCGTAGATACGCTTTTGCTGCCCATGAAAACTTGCCTCACTCTGTTGATTGGAGGCAAAACGGCGCCGTTAACACCGTTAAGAATCAAGGAAGTTGCG GAAGTTGCTGGGCGTTTTCAACGGTGGCTGCAGTGGAAGGCATAAACAAGATAGTGACCGGAGAACTGGTGTCCTTATCGGAACAAGAGCTGGTTGACTGTGACAGAGCTTACAACTCCGGTTGCAATGGGGGTCTCATGGACTACGCCTTTGAGTTCATCATCCAAAATGGTGGAATCACCTCTGAAGATGACTACCCTTATGCTGGTGTCAATGGCCGCTGCGACGTTGCTCGG GCTAACAAGAAGGTTGTTTCCATTAATGGGTATGAGGATGTTCCTACCTTGGATGAGAAGGCACTGAAGAAAGCTGTAGCTCATCAACCTGTTAGTGTTGCCATTGAAGCTGGTGGCAGGGCTCTGCAGCTATACCAATCT GGTGTTTTCACTGGTGAATGTGGTACACAATTGGATCATGGTGTGGCTGTTGTCGGGTATGGCAGAGAGAATGGCGTGGATTACTGGCTCGTGAGGAATTCGTGGGGCACCAACTGGGGCGAGGAGGGGTATTTCAAGTTAGAGCGTAACCTGGTTGGTTCAAACAATGGTAAGTGCGGAATTGCAATGGAGGCTTCTTACCCTGTTAAGAGTGAGGGCGATGATGCTCCGATCGAGCCTTACTTGGCTCGTGAAGTTGCTGCTGCTGTGATGGTAGCTTCTGCTTAA
- the LOC133812847 gene encoding UPF0481 protein At3g47200-like — MVAVFNKELLSWYLITLKLRETVESGVTTSPAPNSAKSAEFSEQPQNHVQKQQHKPTESLQVVLKQDGDNIEDELKSPDSEWVISIIEKLEQAQQDDFVGSWAKLCIYRVPHYLREGDDKAYFPQIVSLGPYHHGKRRLRQMDRHKWRSLHQCLKRNNQDIKLYLDSIKELEEKTRACYEGTITLSSNEFVEMMVLDGCFVLELFRGAAGGFKHLGYPRNDPIFAMRGSMHSIQRDMIMLENQLPLFILERLLELQLGDPDKRVLVSKLALQFFDPLMPTDEPLSKSYRSKLESSMGYNAATFDPLSDQGALHCLDVFRRSLLRRGLQPEPRVWMKRWSHSHRVADKRRQQLIHCVTELREAGVKFKKRKTDRFWDVKFKNGILEIPRLLIHDGTKSLFLNLIAFEQCHFDSGNDITSYVIFMDNLINSPEDVGYLHYCGIIEHWLGSDSEVADLFNRLCQEVVFDINDSYLSRLSADVNRYYNHRWNAWRASLRHNYFSNPWAIISFVAAVVLLVLTFAQTFYGVYSFYRPSN, encoded by the exons ATGGTTGCTGTGTTTAACAAAGAGCTATTGAGTTGGTACCTAATCACTCTCAAACTCAGAGAAACTGTAGAATCTGGTGTCACAACATCACCAGCACCAAACTCAGCAAAATCTGCTGAGTTTTCTGAGCAGCCTCAAAACCATGTCCAAAAGCAGCAGCACAAGCCAACTGAATCTCTCCAAGTTGTGCTAAAACAAGATGGAGATAACATTGAAGATGAGCTCAAGTCACCAGATTCTGAGTGGGTGATTTCCATCATAGAAAAACTCGAACAAGCTCAACAAGATGACTTTGTTGGTTCATGGGCAAAGCTATGCATCTACAGAGTTCCTCACTACCTAAGAGAAGGAGACGACAAAGCTTACTTCCCTCAGATTGTGTCTTTGGGGCCTTATCATCATGGCAAGAGACGCCTTCGCCAAATGGATCGCCACAAGTGGCGTTCGCTTCACCAATGCCTTAAACGCAACAACCAAGACATAAAGCTCTACCTTGACTCAATCAAAGagcttgaagaaaagactagagcTTGTTATGAAGGAACAATCACTCTCAGCAGCAATGAGTTTGTGGAGATGATGGTACTTGATGGCTGCTTTGTTCTTGAGCTTTTTCGCGGTGCTGCTGGTGGATTCAAGCATCTTGGTTATCCTAGAAACGATCCAATCTTCGCTATGCGTGGCTCGATGCATTCCATTCAGAGGGACATGATCATGCTTGAAAATCAGCTGCCACTCTTCATACTTGAGCGGTTGTTGGAACTTCAGCTCGGTGATCCTGACAAAAGAGTACTTGTTTCGAAACTAGCTCTGCAATTCTTTGACCCTTTAATGCCAACAGATGAGCCATTATCTAAGAGTTACAGAAGCAAGCTTGAATCATCTATGGGATACAACGCCGCAACATTTGATCCATTATCCGATCAAG GTGCCCTGCATTGCCTTGATGTGTTCAGAAGAAGTCTGTTGAGAAGAGGGCTTCAACCAGAGCCAAGAGTTTGGATGAAGCGTTGGTCTCATTCTCATAGAGTTGCAGATAAGAGAAGGCAGCAGTTGATACACTGCGTCACAGAGCTAAGAGAAGCTGGTGTCAAGTTCAAGAAGAGAAAGACTGATCGTTTCTGGGATGTCAAGTTCAAGAATGGTATACTTGAGATCCCTAGGCTGCTGATCCATGATGGTACGAAGTCACTTTTTCTAAATCTCATTGCCTTTGAGCAGTGTCATTTCGACTCGGGCAATGACATCACTTCTTATGTGATATTCATGGACAACTTGATCAACTCACCTGAAGATGTTGGCTACCTCCATTACTGTGGAATCATAGAGCATTGGCTGGGGAGTGACTCTGAGGTTGCTGACCTCTTCAACAGGCTTTGCCAAGAGGTGGTTTTCGACATAAACGACAGCTATCTTTCGAGGCTATCTGCTGATGTAAACCGCTACTACAACCATAGATGGAATGCTTGGAGAGCTAGCTTGAGACATAACTATTTCAGCAATCCTTGGGCCATTATTTCGTTTGTTGCAGCTGTTGTGTTGTTGGTGCTCACTTTTGCTCAAACCTTTTATGGAGTTTATAGCTTTTACAGGCCATCAAATTAA